One stretch of Siphonobacter curvatus DNA includes these proteins:
- a CDS encoding maltotransferase domain-containing protein: protein MIEKRIGQQRVHFLHVSPELDGGRYAVKSIVGDTLRVEVDLLLDGFDLPTGELLYRHESEADWTRVPLSSLGNDRYGAELLTLQQGAYTYTFEAWVNHPLTWQRTITQKARDFQPVATDLQIGAGFLLEMAATAPEADRASLEQTAHWLQQPEAYHEAITFALSGQMTDWIHHYPLPKNISRYEKELPLYVDREKSVFSAWYSLFPRSTSMDAPQAGTFRTTMERLPRLADLGFDVLHLPPVHPIGHHHRKGKNNAPVATPGDPGVPYAVGNEAGGHLAMAPELGSLADFKALITEAQRWGLEVAMDLVVQCSPDHPWVQEHPQWFKPLPDGSFQYAENPPHKYQDSYALNFETDDWPALWEAFRTIICTWAEWGVRIIRVDQPHGKPFAFWEWLIRETKQTYPDLIFLAEAFTAPKPLQYLSKLGFSQSFTYFIWRTTKAELTDYLTELTQSDQHYYLRPNFWPNTHDVNPFILQTGLEPLYLIRYFLAATLSSNYGLFGPSFEYMVHEAYPGREEYLHSEKYEIKHWDWSRENKLTLFMRMLNRIRRENSALQRTNNLTFVHLPNDALLGYLKTHANGNRILCVVNLDPYQRQSSGIQLPLHLIGKPDHQPFIVHDLLTDNRWQWQGEWNYVELDPTILPMHLFRIEDV, encoded by the coding sequence ATGATTGAAAAAAGAATCGGTCAACAACGCGTTCATTTTTTACACGTCAGTCCAGAACTGGACGGGGGTCGGTACGCCGTCAAATCCATTGTAGGAGACACGTTAAGGGTAGAAGTAGACTTGCTACTAGACGGTTTTGATCTACCGACGGGTGAATTATTGTATCGCCATGAGAGCGAAGCGGATTGGACCCGCGTTCCCCTGTCTTCGCTGGGTAACGACCGATACGGAGCCGAATTGTTGACCCTCCAGCAGGGTGCCTATACCTATACTTTCGAAGCCTGGGTAAATCATCCGCTGACCTGGCAACGAACCATTACGCAGAAAGCCCGCGATTTTCAGCCCGTCGCTACAGACCTGCAAATTGGGGCGGGGTTTTTGCTAGAAATGGCTGCCACCGCTCCGGAGGCTGATCGCGCGTCGCTTGAACAAACGGCTCACTGGCTTCAACAACCCGAAGCCTATCATGAAGCCATTACGTTCGCTTTAAGTGGCCAAATGACCGACTGGATTCATCACTATCCGTTACCAAAAAACATCAGTCGGTACGAAAAAGAATTGCCCTTGTACGTAGATCGGGAGAAATCCGTTTTCTCAGCCTGGTACTCCCTATTTCCGCGTTCGACGTCTATGGATGCACCGCAGGCTGGCACCTTCCGTACTACCATGGAACGTCTGCCTCGATTGGCGGATTTAGGTTTTGACGTGTTGCATCTCCCGCCGGTGCATCCCATTGGGCATCACCATCGCAAGGGAAAGAATAACGCCCCAGTGGCCACCCCTGGCGATCCGGGTGTTCCCTACGCCGTTGGAAATGAAGCAGGCGGGCATTTGGCCATGGCTCCGGAGCTAGGCAGTCTCGCCGACTTTAAAGCTCTAATTACGGAAGCTCAGCGTTGGGGCTTAGAAGTAGCGATGGATCTAGTGGTACAGTGCTCGCCTGATCATCCCTGGGTACAGGAACATCCCCAATGGTTTAAACCGCTTCCCGATGGAAGTTTTCAATACGCCGAAAATCCGCCACACAAGTACCAGGATAGCTATGCTCTGAATTTTGAAACCGACGATTGGCCTGCCCTTTGGGAAGCCTTCCGGACAATCATCTGTACCTGGGCTGAATGGGGTGTTCGGATCATACGTGTGGATCAGCCCCATGGAAAGCCCTTTGCTTTCTGGGAATGGCTTATTCGGGAAACCAAGCAAACCTATCCAGATCTGATCTTTCTGGCCGAGGCTTTTACTGCTCCGAAACCACTCCAGTATCTTTCTAAACTAGGTTTTAGCCAAAGTTTTACCTATTTCATCTGGCGAACTACGAAGGCTGAACTAACGGATTACTTGACTGAACTTACCCAGAGCGACCAGCATTACTATTTACGACCTAATTTCTGGCCCAATACCCACGATGTCAATCCGTTCATTCTACAAACGGGACTAGAACCTTTGTACCTGATACGGTATTTTTTAGCGGCTACGCTGTCGTCAAACTACGGACTTTTCGGCCCCAGTTTTGAGTACATGGTACACGAGGCCTATCCGGGCAGAGAAGAGTACCTGCATTCCGAAAAATATGAAATCAAGCACTGGGACTGGTCGCGCGAGAATAAGTTGACCCTTTTCATGCGGATGCTCAATCGCATTCGACGGGAGAATTCGGCTTTACAACGTACCAACAACCTAACCTTTGTTCATCTGCCCAATGATGCTCTGCTTGGCTACCTGAAAACCCACGCCAATGGAAATCGAATTTTATGCGTGGTCAATCTTGATCCATACCAACGGCAAAGTTCGGGTATCCAACTGCCCCTTCATCTGATTGGTAAACCAGATCACCAGCCCTTTATCGTGCATGATCTACTGACCGACAATCGCTGGCAATGGCAGGGCGAGTGGAATTACGTAGAACTGGACCCAACAATTCTACCTATGCATTTGTTTCGAATTGAAGACGTCTAA